The sequence AACTGCCTCACAAAATGAGTCGTCAAGATGGAGCAAAGCGGAACCTAGTAATGAAAATAAAACTAAAGAATATACCAAGGACAGAGAAACATCAGATTCATGGGGTAAAGCGGTAGCTGGCTCCAGGGAAACCGCGCAAGACAATGCTAGCTTATTTGGAAACTGGAATTGGCCAGAAGCTAGTGATGGAGGGCAGACTAAAGATTCTGATCAGGACAAAAGGCCATCTGATTCTTGAGGCAAAGCTGCAGCTAGTAGCTCTTGGGGTGACGGAAATAGCAAAGGAGGGTGGTCATGACGCCTAGAGGTTACTTCATATACCATGTATCTGTCTTTTGTATGTTTTAAGGGCTTGGGTTATAATGTGTCATCTTCTGTTCATCTGAATATGATGACCAATGTGATTCCATTGTGATTAGTAACATATTTAGCATGGTGGTATACATGTGTGAGAAAGACAACATGCAAAATATGCTGGCATGCTAAGAGATGAAAGTTCATGCAGTCCAACTGGAATTAATGCACCTTACTACACTTGTGTCTTTCAACTTTACATCCTTTGAGGGGCAGTTTCTTAATATTATGGTTTACTTAATAACTCTAATCCTCCTGTtctcaaacatttttctcaCCTTGTGGGGCAGGCAACTTAAGCATATCCCAAAATCGATTGAGTTATTTGAGTAAAACTGTCTTAGATTGGCGCATGTTGTGTTTAAGGTGTAAATTCAGAAACACCCCCAGTTTGAAAAATTACAAACTCCTGATTCTTAGAAATTTTAAGTATGCCCTTGCAATGCTAGGACCTGAAGATACGCATGTGTGAGTGAGGATATATAAATAACATTGCTGGTTTTTCAACTCTACAACTGTTTTTTCTGTCTGTAATTTGCTATTCCCCATATCTAGATCAATAGTCTTATATTTCCAACCTTCGAAGGCATTCTATTTTACTGCAGGTAAAGATGGCCAAGCTCTGGAAATTGTGCTGACCTTCTGTTTAACCTTACAAACTGTTTATTTtggtattttgaaaatttgatagGCTCGTAAATATTCGTGGATGTTGGATttttgatgaatttgaaatacatgCCTATCATAACTCTGTTGTTGATGGTGGATCATCCATTTGTGCATTTAGCTTTTTTCTGGTTTCTACATAATGCTATTCTGCATAGGCATCAACTCATGATTGGTGTTACTGTGCTAACGTGCTCCTTATCGTAAGTTCCGCATTCTATGCTTTAATTATTGTTCTGGTAAATAAATCTTAGAATTTATCGGTTTATTGTGCAACCTGAATCATATTTAAAGTTAATCGGAAAAATGGATGGATAAAGTCTTCTTTAATACAAGTTCTTTAGAATTTAAACAATGGCTGGACTTCAATctgtttaacaaaatttttgtaGACATTTTGAAAGTATTTTGCATCAGTGCTCATTTTTAATGTCAAATGAGTTACCATTTTAGGGAACATCCATGAAGTATCTTTACACATGATCTGCAACTCAATCTGGATAAGAATATTAAATATAAGCGGGGCCTTTGGCATTTCCATTCATTGTCTATTTTTGAATCTTGTCTATTTTTTCTTGAATACCTATGATAATAGCAACAAGATAGAGTAATAATGAGGGTGAGTGGCACTGCATATAATAATCACAATGATTAGAAATGACAAAAAGATCGTGGTGGTTGGAGAAGAATGTGTAGATGTTGTGCCGCTCCCGAATATCATTCCTAAGAAGTCGCCATCTCCGGCAGACCTGCTATCGCCACCGCCACCGCCACCGTATGACATACTAATGCTGTTATCCCTGCATTATAATAATGATGGTGGAAAATTTCaatttgttcaaaatttgaatGATGAAATATGCTTTTCACATAGCATTCTTGATTCCATCTTACGTATGCTTTGTTTTTGCAAATCTAAATTAAGGGGTAAAACCTTCCCTCAAATGTTAGAACCACTAGAAAGCATCTTGTATCGCTTTCAAAACGTCCATGCAAACGACAACTGGGTAGGCCTATGTTAGAAAGTTACATATTTGGATTGAATAAATTGTTTTTCCCCCCTCAGCAACcttcaaatgtttaatttagaTGGTATACCCATGTTAGCCTACTTTTATTTGATCTCAGTCATgaaagaaatagaaataatattcgacttgatatttcaaatttatagagAATCATATATTGATCAAATTGTTTTATATTGTATTTGGatcgatgaatttcaaatgtattcaactgtatttttgttattttagatAACCAAgaccataaatttcaaattcacattTTTCATGATTATATGGTGTTTCAAATTCAGTAATGAtgtcattttaaatttattattttttataattaattaatatgtaaataaataagatatgaatttaagatttgatttatggtttaattgatacttttaaaattataaatggatttcaaatctcTTTCCAAATCCAATGCAAAGTGTTTAGAAACATGTCGTCGATCTATTATTAGCGAAACTATTCACATTGGTTAAAGATTCTTTTCAAACTCCATTTTGGGTATAAAGTCCAATGGGCCCAACATGGTATGCATCATCGTTAAGTGGGCCCAAATTACCGATTTGCAATTATAGGGACCACATTTATCGTGACCCACTAAAAAAATGCTAGAATCGCTTTGTTTATCGAGTATTGtcacaatataaaataaaatattattgaaaagtgtgtgtgtgtgggcaCAAATTGGAGTTAAAATGATTTATACATACCTGGGGCCGCCAAGAACACCGGCGCTCACGGTGAGTTGGTCGACGAAGACAGCCGCCCGAGGCTCGACGCTAGATGCCTTTGCATATTGGACGCTCCGGCCGGCACCGGAGGGCACAAAAAATGCCCCATTTACCAATATATCACCTTCTGTTCTCCAATTCCATTCACTCCATACATTCTCGTCCGTTTCCACACGTTTTGTCACCTATATATATCATGGTGAAATGAAATttgcaataataaataaataattaaagtcacGCACACAAACAATATTTTCACGGACAATTCTTTGATTATTCGGTCTAATTTGTTCATATCCAACACATGTGATGGCTACCAAGAAACACTTTTAGATCCATTTAGTTTATTACATTCTAATAGAAAAAAACAAGGATATCACAATCCTAAGAATTCAACTTTTCTAACCATGCCACTTCCCaggtcaataaaatattattaaccaagaaaagtaataatttattaattctatGGTTATCATAAAAAGGCATTGAGCACGCGATGCGggtgtacaatcttttttattattatcgatggactaaagtaaaatttgacaaattatgaagggactaaattaatgtttgaattgttgttttaaaaaaaattaaaagtgtgtgttgaaattttaaaaaaaacaaacaaaagcgtaatattagtatcatataagggtaaaattggaagaaaaagttggtgtctTTCCTAGTGGTTAGtatcatgtcctcaactttaataaaatagaatagatatatatacatatattgcATATTTACTGTGTCTATCAATGGAGTGTCACTCATCTGTTAgatatgatgaaacatatcaaaattacataTCTAATAAATACGCATCATCTCATAGGTGGACACGGAGGTGAGCATATCGAAGTTAGGAAAATTACCTCCTTAGCATTAGGGTCGACCGGGGCAGTGTACCTATTGCCTTGACTATTAATGGTGGGATTAGCGCTGCCACCAATTGCATACATTTCCCATTGTGTAAAATCATTGTTGACAACATGTACGTACCCTCTCCTGCACCTTGGCATCCTTTGCACCAGCCCCTCTCCAAAATGATTAAACGCGATCGTTACCTGCCACATCGAAGCGCTCACGATCAAGATACAAACTAACTCGAAATCGCAAAACAATAAGAGTAACCATTCGCCATGCCTGCATTCCAGAGTCCGGCAAGTACCTATCGTCGTGACCCAACAACATAACCTTGTCGTGGTGTGAGAAATAGCTGTTAGAAATGGTGATGGCCGTGGACGCCATGATAGCATCGATCAATCCATCGGTGCAATGTGACAAGGCACAGTGGTCTATCCATATGTTTCTTGATGAGAAAATCGATATCCCGTCTCCGTCAGATCGACCACGGTGACCTACATGAGTCGGACCGGACCGTATGTCGGTGTTCCCTGATGGTTTGCAGTTGTAGACATGCACATTATGGATGATCACGTTGCTTATGTATTGCAAAGTGATGCATCCGTTACCGGTTATGTGGACGTTGGCGCCACGACCATCGATGGTTTTGTAGCTATTGAATATGAGCTCGTGTTTGAGCTTGATGAGCATGCTGGATTGAAAGATGATCCATAGGGGTTCATCTTGGATGACCGCGTGACGGAGAGTTCCGGGGACAGGGTTCACTGTGTCATGGTCAGATGAGTCGGTTACGAGATAAAAGCGGCCGCCTTTTCCTCCCTGTGCCGCTTGGCCGAAGCCGATGGCACAATCGGCTAAGCGTTGGCGGTTGGCTTCCCAATCGGGGTCGCAGCGCCAACAGTCGTCGATAGGGTTTCCGGTCAGACATTCCGGTGGCTTTGTTAGTAGCATTTGCCTTCTTGATATTGAGTCATTGAGTTTCCTGTAGAAACGTCACAAGAATTTAGTGAAAATATCAACTCTCCCATGATTCAAGAACACAAATATTTCATacactatttttttattttaNGCTAGGCCTTACTATTTCCCACCAAGTCACATGGGAAAAATTATATAGACTTGAAAATAAAGGCAAAGAAAGAAActtgagaaaataaaaaaaaggaggATATAtactttattatatattatttgacGACAGATGAGTCCCATTGGCGAAACtggatatatataataaaatataatataatataatataaaaattgttaCCCAACGTTCATCCAATAATCGCTTATTTTGTGAATTGACGAATCGACAAGAAAGCAATAAAAATGAAGAAGGGAAATCAATTAGAGGCATCAGAAAATGGACCCTACATGGTATTTTCATCTGTTTTCTGCAGGAAATGGATAAAATGACAACGGAAACAGAATAatgcacacaaaaaaaaaaccttggAAATGGAATCTATATGTCAAATTTGCGAGTACCCTGCTGCTAGTTCGTATTCCATTTCTTGAAATGCTATTGAGCaccaagaaatcaagaaacaatGTTCAAAACTTAATGTAAACTAATAAAAACAACACATGGTAGGGGAAGTCTTTAACAAAAGAATAAAACCAATAAAAACTCAGCAAAACCAAGTTGCATTTTAGCCTAAATTTTGAAGACTCTCGAGCATTTTGTCCTAACAGTGATTTCCCATATCATAAACTTCCCAAATAACcaaaaaaagatagaaaatgTAGCACTACACTCTTTTCTTGAGATATCCCAACTTTTCTGCCAAATAGAGGAATTAACCACACAACAAAATTCCCAAAATGGTCAAAACAACAAGACAGAATCTTGATCACTCTTCTTGCAAAATGTGTTCAACATGTGGGAACAAAATAACTTTTACCTTTGCACTTGTTGAACCACAGCCTCAGGGTTTGGGTGCTGATGTGGGACAGTGAGATTCAAGAAATCAGAAGCTGCAGCAGAAGAAGAAATGTAAATGAAGAGGCAAACCAAAAGAATGCTGTTTTGGGGAAGCATTCTTTGAAGAAAGAAGGGAAAGAAAGACAATGGGGGTGGTGAAGAGTATATGGTTTGCTATTGTAGAAATTGTTTTGATCTGTTTCTGTAAAGGATACACCAAAGAAAGGAAGAGATTTCTTTCTTGGCTATTGAATGGGGGATTTGGGATATCTAACCATTACAAGAAATTGTCTGTTATATAGTAATCATTCTTTTAATTTGGGATTGAGTGGAAggttgtgtgtgtgtttgtgtgatCTTGTTTTTCTTAAGAGCTTTTGGGTTTTTGCAAGATGAAAAAAGGGGAGGGACTCTGTTCAGATTTGGAGGGGTGGCTGTTATGGGGACATGGGAgcggtgtgtgtgtgttttgtggGTATTTGGTGTGAACATGTTCTGTTTATGGCTGCTCTTTTCTTTGTAACAGATTCCTACCTTGCTagccatatatatatacatatatgtatattatttaaaaaaaatgtctgtaatattatatatatagtattgTAATGAtggattatataatatattacaattttatagttttttttattacaaaattcAAGTTATGGTAAATGTACCATAACTTGAATCTTTTAATATACATGTAGATAGTTGGGAGATAAACttgaaatacaaaaaattttgacataaaaaaatatttttgacataaaaaataacatttttcataaGTTAAGTCGGTTCGAAAATCCTTACCACAAAATTGAGCGGCGAGACGAtcttttttcacaaattatCATAAGAAGTTTTTTGtccaaacaaaaaataaatcttttttttaaagaaaaaaaaacaagcatCACGAAGAGATAGCCATACCTTTCAAAATCTAGTGTAGTGTGCTGACTTTCTTTGCCTAATGGCGTCATGGTGAAAATCAAAAGATGCtactaattttaattgtttttacgTATTTTTATTCATGAGACAGGTCAACAATacccatatttataataaaaagtaatatttttggcataaaaagtaatatttttcattgtgaccaaatagaatatatgactcacaaaattgatccgtgaaaccgtttcacatgaatttttgtaaaaaaaataatattgaacaCTTAGTTTGATGCTATATatagtaaatttaaatttttataaaaattatattttaaaatatgaattgtTAATATTAAGTATGGATTTATTTCACAAGCTTGCATCACAAGTAGGCCAACACTGTGTATTAATGTTGGGATCCCatttagacttttaaattaatgatCAATGCATGAAAAGTGAGTGTAATATTAGAgtaagtttcttgtgagacggtctcacgaatttttatctatgagacggatcaatcctacctatattcataataaaaaataatattcttagcataaaaagtaatattttttcatggatgacccaaataagatattcgacccacgaaattgatctgtgagaccgtctcacagcagtttttgtgtaatatttatatcattaatTGTTCATATTACTGTCTCATGTAAAtagtcttattttatttttttctttgttctaAATATATAgtccaatttttatatttagtaatattttttcttggtttttattaatatatagtcCAATTGAATATATGAAAttggaagttttttttttgttctattgatttttttaatctgTGTAAAAAGACAAATAAATCTATATATTTGGGACATAGGaagataataaatattttcttacatAATTATGTTATGGGGATGGGTAATATCACATGTTCCATACCAGAGAAAGTCGCAACAATTTAGAAATGACTATCcatgataattttttaaaacaattttatttaagcaaaaacttgtgtgagacggtctcacgtgttatattttgtgagacggatctcttatttggatcatccatgaaaaaatattatttttatgttaagagtattactttttattgtaaacatcggtagggttgacccgtctcacagataaagatttgtgagaccgtctcacaagagacctactcttttatTTACTGAAAATTCACGATTACATTTTCTGTAATATAAATCATTATAATCgtaaaaaaaacacacatttttttttataaaaaattgtttttgaaACAATTAGCCACCTAAGTATGTATCCAACTCAAAATTTGTTTACTAAAATTGGATTATTTTGGCGAAAGATTTATTTTCCACGAATCCTCGTCGGTGAAAACGGCTAATTGATAACTTTGAATATGACAATTGGATTAAATATCTTTAAGTATTATTTATGTTCAATGTGtatatatacatgcatatatgttgggtgcaataattgtttttgaGGATATAATAATTGAAACTGACTCTTGAGCTGCTGTacagtttaaaaaaattagaatttcaTTACTATTATCAACtacaaattttgataaaacgatCGACTTTCGATTCTATAatctattttatatatatatatatatatgtgtgtgtgtgtgtgtgtgttatccTTGGCCAACCTCAGCAAGTTGCACGAAAAGGAGAATAAGATTGTcttgtatgattttttttttgtgtgtaggAATTTAAGTCTTAGCTTCAAGTGGTATATCTACGTGTATTTTAGTTTAAAGTAATGCTTTATNNNNNNNNNNNNNNNNNNNNNNNNNNNNNNNNNNNNNNNNNNNNNNNNNNNNNNNNNNNNNNNNNNNNNNNNNNNNNNNNNNNNNNNNNNNNNNNNNNNNNNNNNNNNNNNNNNNNNNNNNNNNNNNNNNNNNNNNNNNNNNNNNNNNNNNNNNNNNNNNNNNNNNNNNNNNNNNNNNNNNNNNNNNNNNNNNNNNNNNNNNNNNNNNNNNNNNNNNNNNNNNNNNNNNNNNNNNNNNNNNNNNNNNNNNNNNNNNNNNNNNNNNNNNNNNNNNNNNNNNNNNNNNNNNNNNNNNNNNNNNNNNNNNNNNNNNNNNNNNNNNNNNNNNNNNNNNNNNNNNNNNNNNNNNNNNNNNNNNNNNNNNNNNNNNNNNNNNNNNNNNNNNNNNNNNNNNNNNNNNNNNNNNNNNNNNNNNNNNNNNNNNNNNNNNNNNNNNNNNNNNNNNNNNNNNNNNNNNNNNNNNNNNNNNNNNNNNNNNNNNNNNNNNNNNNNNNNNNNNNNNNNNNNNNNNNNNNNNNNNNNNNNNNNNNNatatagacacacacacacattgccTCGAGACCtattgaaaaaaaaaggttttttaaaaaagaggaaattttaaaaagtaaatcTTTTACTTTAACCCCCCAAAGAAAGAAAGTATCGATGTTGGGGCTCACAAACAAAGATACCAAAGACGAAGTATCAAATAATGGATAAGTATGTATAATATTAGTGAGTACGGTTTCACgtatatttatatgtgagatgagtcaatattgttcatatttacaataataataagtaataattttgacataaaaataatactttttcatgagtaACCTAAATaggatatctgtctcacaaaattggcTCGTGAAACCGTCGTATTTTTTTTATGGTATAATATAACTCCATTCACATTCTCaaggatttatttcatgcatatatattaaAAGACATGAGACATATAAAATGAACATATcgtaaaattatttgattatacataaaaaaaaatctccgaCCCATGATAACTTAATATATTCAAAGGACATATTAACTGAAAtttaaatttggaaaaattatatataaaatttgagtaTGTATCTTATGAGAAGGGTAAACACGatccataaaaataatatttttgacataacaaataataatttttcacgaATTGAGTTTGATAAAAGATTGGTCTCACGAGATTTACTCGGTTTATGCAATAAAATTTTGTGAACGACCCTACCTATTGTTGTTGATTGAGGATAAAGTACATAGTTTAGGATACATTTTTTATACCAATTTGAATAGGACAAGAGAAGTattgaattatatgtttaaatatttgGAAAGGGATTAATATATTCACTTGTGGGCCAAATAATGTTTGGTTTGTCAAGGACTTTATATGTGAACTAATGTACGATTTTGCTGCTTTcgaattaataataataataattattattactacTATTATTATTTCTTACTATGTAAAACTAACTCTAAAAATTAGGAAGATGTAAAAAATCATAGTAGACTAGcagaaattgaatttgaaattctaaATCGGAACCAAGTGTATGATTTCCGAGATCATCGTCACTAGACCATCATTTCATGGATGATGAGGCCGTCGACGACGAAACATGATACCGGGACGTTAAAGTGCAAGATTGTGTAAAATTGATATGTTACCTCAAAAAAATATCGATTATATCCCATTCATGGAGATATTGATGATTTGGTTCAAGATTTGAATACTTAATGAATTTTATGGAATGGAATCGTCGATTAAATCCACCGGATTGTAACAGTGTGTATAtctatgattcaaaatttgtgTATTATACGCCGATGATCTCTTGGCTTATTGAAGAGCGAGGTTACAATAAGGAAACTTGGGTTTGTATGCGACGATATGATTTCCAAGATCGTCATGAACAAAGATTAGAGgtaaaaaaaagtatttgaGTTTTGGTGAATTCATGCTTGGATGATCTAGATTTGCTGCTTTAGGTTCATTTCACATTCCTAATGGTTTTGAAATTCAATTTATAGtgtagaaatatatttttttcctggATCCCACAAAGATATTATTACTGTGAATATAtattagttttgatatgatgcacacctatgtgaccaccgatgaggtgtcattCATCTATAGGATGCACAATTTTTATATATANNNNNNNNNNNNNNNNNNNNNNNNNNNNNNNNNNNNNNNNNNNNNNNNNNNNNNNNNNNNNNNNNNNNNNNNNNNNNNNNNNNNNNNNNNNNNNNNNNNNNNNNNNNNNNNNNNNNNNNNNNNNNNNNNNNNNNNNNNNNNNNNNNNNNNNNNNNNNNNNNNNNNNNNNNNNNNNNNNNNNNNNNNNNNNNNNNNNNNNNNNNNNNNNNNNNNNNNNNNNNNNNNNNNNNNNNNNNNNNNNNNNNNNNNNNNNNNNNNNNNNNNNNNNNNNNNNNNNNNNNNNNNNNNNNNNNNNNNNNNNNNNNNNNNNNNNNNNNNNNNNNNNNNNNNNNNNNNNNNNNNNNNNNNNNNNNNNNNNNNNNNNNNNNNNNNNNNNNNNNNNNNNNNNNNNNNNNNNNNNNNNNNNNNNNNNNNNNNNNNNNNNNNNNNNNNNNNNNNNNNNNNNNNNNNNNNNNNNNNNNNNNNNNNNNNNNNNNNNNNNNNNNNNNNNNNNNNNNNNNNNNNNNNNNNNNNNNNNNNNNNNNNNNNNNNNNNNNNNNNNNNNNNNNNNNNNNNNNNNNNNNNNNNNNNNNNNNNNNNNNNNNNNNNNNNNNNNNtatatatatataaaatagaaaTTGGAATTAGAGAAAGTCAGAGCAattaaagtattatttttcatataatataGTTGATTTACTAAAACGAATACATACTCAATCTGACAATTTTCTCTACACATGCACTTTCCAATTATATTTCTTCACTAATTTTCCTGGAGGTTCCCTTGCTATATAGATACCATCTTCATTCGCTACTCAATAACATAACTGACTttcacatataaattttttgtcaGGTGTATCGAAAGCTTTAAAAGATACATCTTTATAGTCATAGTAGAGACGACAAAAGAATAATGTTCCAAAACCCCAACTTTCgcaaaagtaaaaattataaCTTCTGTTAAATGGAATAGTATGATTTCCCAGATCATCGTCTCCAGATTGACAACGCACATGCATCGTCGGAGAATTTACATCAAGATTATTCGCAATATAAACGTTCATTTTGGAAGTAAGAAAGCATGCATGGTTGTTGTCAAAGGTTAAAAAAACGAGGAGTAGTAGTAGAACGTATATTGAGGACATGATAGTAACCACCTAGgaaggacaccaactttttcttccaaatttacacttatatcatatgatactaatattacacttttgtttttttgtttttttttttaaaaaaattttaacacaaatttttaattttatttttttatttcaaacaattcatatatcaatttagttcctccataatttgtcaaatttcactttagtccatcgataatgataaaaaagactgtacacgcgatgcgtgtgcagagtaactaatatatataaaagttgtCAATACCATATCTATTTATATGTCTAACTCACACTATATATTCGGGAGTACGATTGAAGAACATCATATCAAAGGTAATATATACAGTTTTGGTAAATGTTCAATTATTCTATTATATGAACATCATATCAAAGATAATATAtacagttttagtaaaaattcaataattttattatatatatacacacatgcATGAATGTTTATTTGAAAAAGCTCAATTATTCCTACTCTATGGACCCAAGTATCTCTATATTTTTACCGTGCATGTGTGATTTGAAACCCTATTTGCATGAAGaattagaatatatatatatatatatatattaaaaaagtcACATCAATTAAAGTACCATCTTCTCATATAATAGTTGATTTATTACAATCGTACAATCTAACAATTTCTTTACCCATGTATAACCCAGTTATACTTTTTCACTAATTTTGTAGGAGGTTCTTTTGCTACATAGATACCGTCTTCCTTCGCAACCCAATAACATAGGTGACCTTCGCATATAAACTCTTTGTCTGGTGAATCGAAAGCATTGAAAGATACATCTTTTCTACCATAGTAGAGATGACAAAAGAATATTGTGCCAGTACCCCAACTTTCACAGAATTCAAAACTATAACTTCTATTAAATGGAATGGTATGATTTCCTAGATCATCGTCTCCAGATTGACAACGGATATGCAACGTCGGAGAATTTACATCAAGATTATTTGCGATGTAAACGGCGATTTTGCTAGTAAGAAAACATGCAAGGTTGTTGTCGAGGTTCAAAAGAAGAAGGAATATTGGTAAAATGTATTTGATTTTTAGTGAACTCATGCTTGCTTTACATGCTTCAATTCGTTTGAAGTTCAATTTATATGGTCagattaattcgttaattattGCACGATTCCACAAAATTATAGATTTGGATTTTGGAAATTAAAGAGGTtttagtaattaaaatacaatttacATAAATGTATCGTAATCAGAATCAAGATTTGAATATATGTTAACGAAATTTCATATGAAAATATAATCATAATTGGAAAtatatttaagttttatttatttttataaattgacCTTATAAATTGAATTCAACGttgaatattaaattcatattgaCCAGATTATATTAGTACGATTAACATTTGtgttaattaatgatttttatagagtattatatatataattttgatactCTGAATATTCGCTCATAAATACTTACGAGATATCATCATGAACATCTAATAGATTACGTCACATCATCAGTCAGTGCTCATATATGTGTCTACGTACAACGAATATTCATCATATCAAAACGCTCTCTGTATATATTGTCTAATTATTAATCGTTGAGTTTCCGAAGTAAAAAAAGTAATCAACAAAATTATCTTAATATGGTCGGAATATATTaacaaaatatgatttttaataatcGAACCAGTTATTGGCATCATATTAAATGTACATTGAAATCATGGTTTTTGTTGGgggaaaaaacttgtgtgagacggtctcacgggtcgtatttgtgatacggatctcttatttgggtcatccatgaaaaagtattactttttatgataatagtattactttttattgtgaatatgggtagggttgacccgtctcacagattaagatccgtgagatggtctcacatgagacctactctttgTTGGGTGGGTAAATT comes from Primulina huaijiensis isolate GDHJ02 chromosome 5, ASM1229523v2, whole genome shotgun sequence and encodes:
- the LOC140976972 gene encoding probable pectate lyase 5; the protein is MLPQNSILLVCLFIYISSSAAASDFLNLTVPHQHPNPEAVVQQVQRKLNDSISRRQMLLTKPPECLTGNPIDDCWRCDPDWEANRQRLADCAIGFGQAAQGGKGGRFYLVTDSSDHDTVNPVPGTLRHAVIQDEPLWIIFQSSMLIKLKHELIFNSYKTIDGRGANVHITGNGCITLQYISNVIIHNVHVYNCKPSGNTDIRSGPTHVGHRGRSDGDGISIFSSRNIWIDHCALSHCTDGLIDAIMASTAITISNSYFSHHDKVMLLGHDDRYLPDSGMQVTIAFNHFGEGLVQRMPRCRRGYVHVVNNDFTQWEMYAIGGSANPTINSQGNRYTAPVDPNAKEVTKRVETDENVWSEWNWRTEGDILVNGAFFVPSGAGRSVQYAKASSVEPRAAVFVDQLTVSAGVLGGPRDNSISMSYGGGGGGDSRSAGDGDFLGMIFGSGTTSTHSSPTTTIFLSFLIIVIIICSATHPHYYSILLLLS